CTTCCTTTGGCGACAATGGGCCCTGATCAATATTCTGTCCAAATTTATATTCCAGTAATATATCTTCACACTGTATAGAACCTGTTTCACCAAATAATCCGCTTATCCGATGATCTATACATTTATTTTGAATAATGATCGCCTGACGAGTCGTCAATTGCAATACAGTTGGTTTTAGTTTAGGACTACAACTCAAAACCGTAACCATCATTATTGCATAACTCAGCAAAACCCAATTTTTAAAAATTGTTTGGATTTGCTCCAATTTGAAAGGAGTTAGTGTTTTATTTATTTTTTTCACTTATCCAATTGCATAGGTAATTCCAGTCTTGGCCAGAAATTATTGGATCTGTCTGTATCAGCCATTCTTCCTGAAGGATCAATTTCAATACTTTGGATCTCCGTCCCTAATATGCTGACTGTCATCCGATAATCATTATTGGTCCACTGCCAGTCGGCTTTGATTTCAAAATCATCAAAATAAATATCTCCCTTTTTCTCACCTCGCATAATATCCAATGGGATGTAATACCTGTGAATCCGTCCATTGGTATCCGTGACAACAACATCCAACGGCATAGGCATGATTCCGTTCTTTTTAAATAAAATAGTCTTACCTGATATACTGTGGACTGAATAATCGATCGTATGAGTAGTGTGTACAAAGTATTCCTTAAACCAATCGAGTTCCAGACCGGATTCTTTTTCCATGACACGAATAAAGTCATTTGTATTGGGATGTTTAAATTTCCATTCATTAAAATACCTTAACATACCCTTATCAAAAGCATCTTTCCCAATAATGTATCTCAATTGTTCCAGAAATACTTCGCCTTTTTTGTAAGATGCGATACCATATGCAGTATTGGTTAAGAAATGGTCTGCATGTGTGATAAGGGGCTCTTCAAATCCTTGTAAAGTAAATTTACTGAATTCATTTACAGTCTTTAAGTGAGGGTTATCCACCGCTTCTCCCGGAACTAATTTCATTCGTTTCAAATGATTCATCACTTCATTTTCTGCAAAATTTGTAAATCCTTCATCCATCCAGTGATACAGGGATTCATTGGTTGCCAGAACTCCCTGAAACCAACTGTGAACAATTTCATGGACACATACACCGACCAGACTCATCAATGGTCTTTCACCTGTAATCAATGTTGCCATGGGGTATTCCATGCCTCCGTCTCCTCCCTGAATAAAAGCATATTCCGGATAAGGATATTTTCCGTAATGTTTATTTAAGTATTGGAGTGCTTCGTCCATTATAGGTGGTATCAGTTGCCAGTTTTCAGTTGTTTTTTCTCCGGGTTGATAGAAAAAGCGCAGTAAAGTACCATCTTTCGCTTTATAAGTTTCGTGTCTGTAATCAGGATCTGCTGCCCACACAAAATCATGAACATCGTCAGCTTTAAAATGCCAGGTTAGTTTTTTGGGCTGGGTTTTGGGATCTTTTATGCTGTATCCATGACCTATTTCATCTTTGTTTTTTAAGACACCGGTGGCGGCGACGATATATTCTGAAGGCATATTTATTTTTACATCAAAATCACCCCAGATGCCATAAAACTCTCTTCCGACATAGGGATTGGCGTGCCATCCCTGGTAGTCATAATTACACAATTTGGGATACCATTGAGCCATACTGTATTCGATACCTTCTTTATTAAATCTTCCGGTTCTTCTTATCTGCATAGGCACCTGCGCCAAAAAAGCCATTTCAAGAACAACGGTTTTATGGGGAAGAATGGGTGTATTCAAACGGACTTCCAGAATTGTGCCTTCGGTTTTGTATTGTACATCTTTTCCATTCATTTTTAGGGACTTAATTTCCTGAAATCCCTGCTCTGATCTTTTAAGTTTGCTGATTCTGTCTCCGACTCTGGGGTCAGGATCAATGATATTTCTGGATCGCACATCCATGCTGCTGCCGGGTTGAAAAGCGTTATAGTACAGGTGATAAAAGACTTTATCTAATGTGTCCGGAGAATTATTTGTAAACTCAAGACGTTGCTTTCCTTCAAACTGATTTTTTTTGATATCAAAATCAATTTCCATTTCATAGTGTACTTTCTGCTGCCATCTGTCTGTCTGACCATGAACCGAAATTAAACTTAGACTTACGAATAATGTAAGTATCATTTTTTTGCAAAACATCATAATTATTAGATTAGCTTAAACAAAAACGAACGAAAGTATCAAATGGTTTCATCATTGTAAGTGACGGTTGTCATTTTTAGTTCGTCAGACTCTGATTCCTCCAGTGGGTTTAAAAGACTTTTCAGTGATGGCCAATTGTATTTTTTGGAGCATACATAAACGAAAATTACCGCTGCAACCAGAAAAATACCCAACATAGCTAATGGGTCGATCACTTTAGTAGCGGCAAGTGTATCTGTCTGAAGGACACTGCCTTCATAAGTAACCATAGTTGCTCCATAAAAATTGGTTGCCGCATGTACACCCAAAGCCAATTCCAGACTGTCGTCCAATAAGGTGATGATACCCAGAAACAAGCCTGCTGTGATGTAATACATCTGCATCGTCCAGAAACCGAATTTTTCAACTTCCGGATTCATGCCGTGTATCAGCCCAAAAAGGATAGATGTGACTAATAAGGGCAGCCATTTGTTTTTACTAAAAAATGCAATTCCCTGGATCAGATATCCTCTGAAAAACAACTCCTCAAAACTGGTTTGTATGGGTAAAAGTGTCAAACAAATTATCAGCAATACTATGAAACTACCCGGGTGAAAGCGGAAAATATAATTGTCAGGTGCAATAATATACATGAAAAATTCAAAACCAATTGATAACAAAAACCAGAAGCCAAATCCAAATAGAATTTTATTCAGATTAATACTTTTGTGTGGGGTAATGAGATCTTTTAATTTCTTTTTATGCATTTTCAGAACAATCAATAATCCGAATAATGCAAATACAAAAATAAGAATCAGTAAAAACAATCCGGTATTTTTATGGAGACCAAATATCCCAAAATCCATTGTCTTCTCAAATTGTGCCAAAGCATCTGTTCCGATACTGCTGTCTGTAGATATTTTATAATATTGCACCAGTCCCATCGGCAATTGGCCGAGAAAATAAAAAAACATCACTATCAGAATCCCCGCTACATAAAGCCCGACGCTGTTATTTCCTTTTTTTGAAAGTTCCAGAAACATATTTTGATAAGTTATTGAACTCAAAAGTAGGATTTTAATTCAAATCTATGGAAATGATTAATAATATTATAATTGATTTTGTATTCATTTTATCATTTTTGAATACAAACTTTGAAATTTTATTGATTCTATTTCTGATAAATTTTAATTATGATTTCTCTTATAACAAATTACTTTTCAGTAAATCTGTAAAAGTTGACATCATAATCAGATCGGTTTCGATTAAAGTAAAGTTGCCAACAATTCATAAACTTCTGAGCTTTCATAAAATGGATAACAGAATCATTAAAATCTATAATTTTGAATATTATATTTAAAACTATAATAAAATGTTGTATATTTGTTTTTGTGAAGCATAATAAATCTAAATATCGGTAAATTAAAATATTAATAATATGTCTGTTAAGTTCAAAAATAACTTTATATCGATACTGTTTATTTTTATTTTTGGCAGTGACTATATAAAGGCCATTCAATGTGTTTTCGACCCTTTCCCTTCTTCTTCTTCTTCCGGTGACTGGAACAATGCCATGAATTGGAGTTGTGGGTATGTTCCTTCATCAGGAGATACTGTTGTCATTGGTCCCAATAAAACTGTGACAATATCAGGTCAAAGCAGCTCAGGAAACTACATATGGTATGCCGGCACATTATATCTGGATAGAGGAAGGATACAGTCTGTTGGTGGGCAAAACAATGCTTCACTTAGTGTAAGTGGTAAAGCCCATTTAACTGGCGGAGATATTGCACTGACTGTTTTTTTTAATCAAAATGTGGATATTGGAGTATTTTCAAATATTCTTTACCTAATTGGGCACACTATTTTTTTTAATGATACAACCTTTCAGGCAGGGCATGTGAACTTGTTAAGCGGAGCTGTATTGAGAAATAATGGCACATTTTTAGCAAAAATCGGATTTTTAGGTCATAATCTATCCAGCGGTAATTTTCATAACTATGGAACATTTATAAAAGATTCTCCATCTAATGTAAACTTACTCCAATATATGAATTTCATTAATGAAACCAACGCACAAACCAATATTAAAGCTGGTAAAATGATTGTTAGAGGTTTTAGCAACAAGGGGACAGTCAATATTGATAAATTTGCTGTGCTGGAAAAAAGTTTAACCGGTGGTATTTTTGTACTCCACGTAGGAAGTCTGACCCAGGGAGAAGGCTTACTGGATATTTCTCAAAGTTTCTCAGGTGGTGGAGGTGCAGGGAATACAATAGTTGAATGCCCAATTAAAATCGGAGCCACATTTTCTTTAAATGCTAATACTTTCCTGCTGAAAGATAGTGTGTTTTGGGTTTCAGGCAGTTTTTCAGGAGGTATTACGGAGTTAGCACCCTCTGCTGTTATGATTGTCAACGGCACAACTTCTATTATTGGACACGGCAGCGCTATAGTCAATTATGGCACTTGTAAACTCAAGAGTGGTACATTACACTCAACTGGCATGATCACAATAACCAATAATGGAGAAATGGTGCTTTCACCGGGATTTACGTTGTCTGGCAATTCTCAGGCAAGTTTTGTAAATAATGGTCGTTTGGTTTCAGAAAGCGGGACAAGTACGATAAACCTTGCATTTACAAATAGTGTTTCCGGGATTATATCCGGTTCAGATACGTTAGATATTAAAAGCTTTTTTTATAATTTTGGAATAATATCTCCCGGTATGTCTCCGGGGGAGTTGACCATCAAGCAAGTCATATCATCTTCACTTGTTAATGCAACCGTAAATATTGAAGTCTTTAGTAATTCAGGCCCGGGGACAGGATATGACAAACTCAAATTTACAAATACTTTGACACTTGGTGGAACTTTGACGGTAACCGAACCGGGTTGTGTCCCAACAGGAACATATCGGATTATTGAATGTACTCATTCCGCCAACTGCTTGAGCGGTACTTTTGCAGTGACCAATCTTCCTTCATCCTACACGATTACTTACGGCACTCATTATGTGGATATTACCAAAAACAGTATTTCGTGTCAGGATCGTGTCTGCAATTTTAAGGATAGCGGAGACGGAAGTTTGCGCACTGCGATTGCATGTGCACAAAATGGAGATACTATTAATTTTGAAACGGTCTTAAACAATGAAATTATACAACTTACATCAACTCCTATCATTATCGATAAACTTATTACTCTTGATGCATTAGGGTTAAACAATTTGACTGTATCCGGTCAAAATATACCAAACTGCTTTATTATTTCCAATGCTGCCAATACCTTATTCAAAAACTTCAATATAGTAAGTGGGAATGCTTTAATGGGTTCTGCTATCTTAAATTTCGGTAACCTAACCTTGGAAGATATGAATATCTCAAAACATATCAATTCCCAGTCTGAGAGTGTATTATATTCTGAAAGTGGAAATGTAATTTTTGAAGGAGACAATCTGATCGAAAACCAATAAGGTTTTAATAGATATGATAATCATCCAGTAGTTTGTATTTCATTTGGCATACTTACTTTTTATATTTTGGATTCATATGTTGATTGACTATACATGTTTAATCCGGAATAATCAAAATTTCAATTTTTTTTCAAAACAATAAAACGGGGTCGGATTTTTATGAAAATAACAATATCCACCTGCCACTCCATATCCCAAGTTACTGTACAAAGCCAATGACTGGGGATTTCTGCTGAAAGCATCCAATCTGATCACTTCGTACCCATTTTTAATACCAAATTTTTCGGCAAACTGACACATTTGTTTACCTAATCCCATTCCCATAAAGTCAGGATGCACTGCCAGTCGGTGTATGACAAGCACTTTATTTGCTTTTATTTTCCATCTTATATTCTGATATTGATTATCCTGTTTTGCATCAAGACTGATGGTCGCTTTTATTTGTCCATCTGATTTAAGTACAAAAATATTACCATCATCAATATCCTGAGACACATGAGATAATAAAGGATAAGTGTAATTCCATTGTCTGATATTCTGTCGAATCATATAATCTGTAGCAGATTTAAAAAGTGCCGTAATCGGTATGGCATCTTCGATTGTTGCTGGTAGGATTTGGTTGAATACGTTCATTTCTTAAAAGCCATTTTCAAATGTAATATTCCTTTTTTATGCTGAATTTCGACCCGCATTTATTATCCCAAATGAGCATCTGATGACCATTTTTTCATAAGTTCGGATGATATCGGGATTATCTGATTCGTTCAGATTTCTGAGTCGGTCCAATGCAAACTGCTGAATTGTAACTAATGGAAGGACAATTCTTTCTCGGAGTTGGATAGACATTTGTTCAATCGGATATTCCTGCATCAGTTGGCTATGATTTCCCAGTTTAGTGATCATATGGACACTTCTTTGGTATTCACTTTCTATCATTTTTCTGACCGGACCTAAGACAGGGTCATTTTTTACATGTGCTGTAAGCGGAAAAAATGATTTGAATAGGGTCATTTCGCTATTATCCATCAGTGTTCTGAAAAATAGGGATTTCTGATAAATCTGTTGCAGCTCTTCAAATCTTCCTTCTTTTTCCAATTGTTCCAAAGCGGTGCCTAAGCCATAAAATCCCGGTACATTTTGTTTGATCATATTCCACGAGGCTACAAAGGGTATCGCTCTTAAATCTTTTAAGGTGAGCTTATCCGTATGCCCTCTTTTAGCCGGACGGCTTCCGATATTGGTCATGCCAAAATATTTCAGCGGAGTGATACCTGTCATGTAATCCATAAAGTCCGGATGATTTTTGAGATTTTTGTAAGATTCCAGACTTATTTCTGCGAGCCTGGTGATCAGTTGCTCTTCGCCTTCGCTAAATCCTGACTTCCGGTCAGAAAAAATATTGTTGGATATCCCGGCATGGATAAGCTGTTCAATATTAAATCGTGCTGAATCAATGATACCAAAATTGGAGCTGATCGTCTGCCCCTGAATGGTCAACTGGATTTCTCTGCTGGATATTTCTTTGTCCAGCGATGCATAAAATTTATGTGTTTTTCCGCCGCCTCGTGCCGGTGGTCCGCCTCTGCCATCAAAAAATAATACATCGATTCCGTATTTCTCTGATAACTGACTCAAAGCCTTTTTTGCCTTATAAATCATCCAGTTTGCCATCAGATAGCCGCCGTCTTTTGTGCCATCTGAAAAGCCCAGCATGATAGTTTGTTTATTGTTTCTCTTTTGCAAATGTGCTTTATAATCATCCAATTCATACAATTGTGTCATGATTTCTGAAGCTCTGATGAGGTCATCTACTGTTTCGAAAAGGGGTACAATATCTACTGTAATTTCTTCCGGATTCCAGCCGCAAATCCTGAACAGGGTAAATACTTCCATGATATTTGAAACGGAAGTACACTGACTGATGATATATCTATTGCAGGCTGATTCACCATATGATTCCTGAATTTTTTTGATTATTCTGATCGTATCAATGGTATCTTTGAGAATGGGATCTTCAAGAGTTTCAACATCCGGATTCACTTGCAGCGTTTTAAGATATTGCAGCTTTTTATCTTCCGAAAAGTTTATATAATCTAAATCTGTTGCCTTATCCTTTTCTCTCAACTGGTCGATCAATCGTATATGAACTTCATTCTCCTGACGAATATCCAGAAAAGCGAAATGTAACCCGAAAAATGCAATTTTGTGAATCAGGTTTTCTACTTCGGAAATAAATAGTCCATCGTGATCAGTTTGCAGGATTTTAATGATTTCCTGTAGTTGGTCCGTTAATTCTTTTTGGGTGATGGATTGAGCATTTGAATCATAATATGCTATTTTGTAGATTTTGGACTCCAGTTGACTGATAATCGGATCTACACCTTTAAAAGTCAACCGTCTTCTGAGCATTCTGATATCTCTGTAGTAACATTTAAACAGAGAAGTATGTAGTGCTGTCGAAACATTCCAGGTTGTTTCAGCCCGAACAAAAGGATTGCCGTCTCTGTCTCCTCCAGGCCAGAATCCCATACGAATGAAAGGCTTTTGTCCCGGATCAGAAAATGGAATGATATCATGATAATCACGAAGTAAATTTCCTATACATTGGTAAAATACATTTTCCAGATACCAGATAAGCGACATTGCTTCATCAAAGGGTGTCGGTTTTTCTTTATTCAGAAATGCTGTTTTACCTAATTGTTGTAATAAAAGATTGACTGTCTCGGTGTCATTGGATTTTAAAGCACTGCTAAGATCATTGATAATTCCTAATACAGAACCCGGATAAAATTGGGTAGGATGTGCTGTCAGTACCAAACGAACAGCAAAGCCATCTAATTTGCGGAAATCTTCTTCTGTAAAACTGTGACTTTTGATCTGTTCTTCGAGTTGTTTTAAAGTACCCTGACCATACATATCATTTACTTTTGAGTAGGCAGAGTCTTCAAGCGCATCAAATAATACGATCTGCCTTTCTATATACTGAATAAAACGAAATAAAAGGTCGGCTTTTTCTGCATCATTTGTGAAAGTAGTTTGCTTGTCAAAAAAATCAGATAATATCTCCGGTACTTCGTGTCCTTGATAAAAACCTTCTTCACAATGGGCCAAAAACATGGATAATAAAATTCCGGTCTTTTCCACTTTAGTGAAGGGCAATGATAGAAACAAACTATTATACAACTGGAATTTTAATGCAATTTCGTTGTGAAAAACGCTTACATTTTTGGTTATCTGTGCAGACATAAAGACAAAATTTAATGCATAGATACAAAAAAAGTCGGACATTGGAATCAGTAAAATTAGTAAAAACGGCATATGAAATATTAGGAACTATGTCTGAATGAAGTACAATTGGATATGTGTGTATAACAAATTGAATTTTTATTAACAAAAATGAATTTGCTCTACTAACCCCCGACTCCTGAAGGCTACCGTTTACACACAATTAGGGGGGAGAGTTTTTTAGTCTGTATCCCACCATAAGAGTTTGAAATTTTTCATACCCCCATTTGTATGTTATTGTACCTGGTTTGCGTTGGGAAGCATATCCCTTCCATCCTCCGATTCTTGCTATGATCCAAGATGCCCATGCTAATGAATGTTCGGGATGTGGATTTTTTTGTTTCTCTGTGGCTCCTTGATACACTTTATTTAGCTGTTCTAAACACTTCACCTCCTCTTCTTCAAAAACTTCTTTCACTTCTATTGAGGTGTCTCCATCTCGTGCCTCTTTTAATCGTTGTATTTTTAATGATGCTTCCATACCCAAAATTAATAATTTCCTTATGCCTTCCGGCGTTTCTAATTCACTAGCCTCCAAATTAAATCCTTCTTTTTTAATAATCTGTGTGCCTCCTCCACTTTCCACCTTTGTTTATATATCTCCAACTTCTCTTTACAATCTTCTATTCCCCTTACTTGTTCCGTTGTCCATAAATACCATTCCACCGGACTTTCCCAAGCGGGTGGGTTTTGTTCTCTTGCATGTAGCATTGTTAGTTCTACATTTCTAGGATATTTCTCTCTCAGCCGCTTTTTTTCCGGCCTTTGTATTTTGTATCTTAAACTTCTTACTTCCAATACAGCTGTCCTGTCCTCTCTCTTTTTATTATCTTGTATCTTTATATTTACTTCCCCTATTTTATCTCTCTTTGCGATATCATCAAATACTTTTACTAGCTCTCCTGTTCCATTTATTGCTCTTCTGTTTTGGCTTGCTCTAAATAATATATCTGTTTTTTCATCCGGGATCGTACACATGTACTCATAAATATCTGACTCCCTATCTGTTACAAAAAGAGCGTGATCACATGATTTTAATGATACTTCCTTTGCTTTTATGGAAGTACTTAACCATTTATAAGACTCCTTTTCTTCTATAGGCACCGAATGATTATCTCGCGTAAAGGCTTCATTATCAATATCTCTATTAAATACATCAACACTTAACCACCCATGTGGATCTAGACTATCCCTGTCAATTCCTAATATATTATGACTAAGAAAACCATAAGTTCGATTGTCTGAAATTACTCCTATTTTACTACTCTTTAGGTTTATCCGCCTTTTATGTTTCATTAAATTCCACTCGGTGGTATCACCTAAACATATTACTCGCTTTCCTTTTGTTGCAGCCTGAGTTTGTAACATCATTCGATTTATTAAAACATCCTCACTTACTCTGGGATTGTCTAAAAATCTATAGGTTGCAACGCACTCGGCACGTGATAGCGAAAACTTGTGAATAGATTTATCAAATGTCTCCGTCAACCGATTGGCTATGACAGCCCCCTTTTTCCAGTCGCTTGTCTCCGAAACATGCAACCAGTCCTTGATTATCCATGTGTTCCTTATTTTGATACACAAATATATAGCTTTTTTATATATTTGTGTGTAAACGGTAGCTCCTGAAGGGGAGAGCTAAGCGCTTTAGTAAGTATAAGTGGGTGGATCGTCCCTTCAGGGAATGAGCCCGCCTGCTCCGAAGCGGGCAGGGGTTGAGAAGAGCATAAAATAATTTTTGCAATTTGTGAGACACACATTGGATATTGAATTCTTTCCGATTATTCATTATAATACTATATTTGCATTCAAATTAAGATTTAAAATAATGAAATCTGAAAAAAATATAATTGCAGTCTTTGTTTTACTTGCCATTGCAGCATTTGCCAGACTGATGCCACATATCCCTAATTTTACACCCACAGAGGGTGTGGTGCTATTTGGTTCTGCTTATTTATCCCGAAAATATCTTGCCTGGATACTTCCGGTAGTGATGTTGTACCTGTCAGATTTTGTACTGAATAATACAGTGAACAGAATTTATTTTACTAACACAGAAGGTTTGGTTTTGTATTCTGATTATATGTTATTTAATGCTATAGCTCTGATATTCATTGTTTTATTCGGATCACTAATTTTAAAAAAGATTACAGTCTTTAGTACATTTGGAGGTGCAATAGGAGCTTCTGTTATATTCTTTTTGGTGAGCAATTTTGGTGTCTGGCTAAGTAGCGGAATTTTTTACAGCAAAGATTTAACTGGTTTAATGAGTTGTTATATAGCGGGTTGGCCATTTTTCAGGACAACACTGCTGAGTAATCTGGTTTTTGTAACAATCATTTTTGGCTCATTCGAAATGTATAAAATGTACGCTGCCAGTGGAAAGAGAACGAAAGCCTGAAAATAAAATAAAATCTTCTGATCAGCTTTCTGAAATTCAATCCGAATACTACTATTTAGAAGATGGATTTGTTGTATTTACTGCACGATTCTTATCAGAGAGAGGATATTGCTGCGGTAATGGATGCAGGCATTGTCCATATACACCACGGCATGGTGGTAAACTTGCACGATTACTTTAGACTATATTCCTCAGGCATATTTCATAAATTCAAAATACAATTTTGGTATAAAAATACGAATGTGAGTCTTAAAAGAACCAAAATGTTAAGTATCAAACATTAAAGTTGGATATCTTTTTATATCTTTGATTTTCATAAAACTATTCTTTCTATGTCAACTTTGGCTGATCAGGAGATACACGATATCTTAAAATCTGTATGGGGTTTCAATACTTTCAGACCGCAACAGGAGGAAATCATACACCACGTGCTGAATGGTCAGGATGCATTAGTTATTATGCCGACCGGTGGAGGCAAATCACTTTGTTATCAGGTTCCTGCATTGGTACAGCCCGGATTGACAGTTGTAATATCTCCGCTCATAGCATTGATGAATGACCAGGTACAATCGCTTTT
The genomic region above belongs to Saprospiraceae bacterium and contains:
- a CDS encoding M1 family metallopeptidase → MFCKKMILTLFVSLSLISVHGQTDRWQQKVHYEMEIDFDIKKNQFEGKQRLEFTNNSPDTLDKVFYHLYYNAFQPGSSMDVRSRNIIDPDPRVGDRISKLKRSEQGFQEIKSLKMNGKDVQYKTEGTILEVRLNTPILPHKTVVLEMAFLAQVPMQIRRTGRFNKEGIEYSMAQWYPKLCNYDYQGWHANPYVGREFYGIWGDFDVKINMPSEYIVAATGVLKNKDEIGHGYSIKDPKTQPKKLTWHFKADDVHDFVWAADPDYRHETYKAKDGTLLRFFYQPGEKTTENWQLIPPIMDEALQYLNKHYGKYPYPEYAFIQGGDGGMEYPMATLITGERPLMSLVGVCVHEIVHSWFQGVLATNESLYHWMDEGFTNFAENEVMNHLKRMKLVPGEAVDNPHLKTVNEFSKFTLQGFEEPLITHADHFLTNTAYGIASYKKGEVFLEQLRYIIGKDAFDKGMLRYFNEWKFKHPNTNDFIRVMEKESGLELDWFKEYFVHTTHTIDYSVHSISGKTILFKKNGIMPMPLDVVVTDTNGRIHRYYIPLDIMRGEKKGDIYFDDFEIKADWQWTNNDYRMTVSILGTEIQSIEIDPSGRMADTDRSNNFWPRLELPMQLDK
- a CDS encoding IS4 family transposase, with the translated sequence MCIKIRNTWIIKDWLHVSETSDWKKGAVIANRLTETFDKSIHKFSLSRAECVATYRFLDNPRVSEDVLINRMMLQTQAATKGKRVICLGDTTEWNLMKHKRRINLKSSKIGVISDNRTYGFLSHNILGIDRDSLDPHGWLSVDVFNRDIDNEAFTRDNHSVPIEEKESYKWLSTSIKAKEVSLKSCDHALFVTDRESDIYEYMCTIPDEKTDILFRASQNRRAINGTGELVKVFDDIAKRDKIGEVNIKIQDNKKREDRTAVLEVRSLRYKIQRPEKKRLREKYPRNVELTMLHAREQNPPAWESPVEWYLWTTEQVRGIEDCKEKLEIYKQRWKVEEAHRLLKKKDLIWRLVN
- a CDS encoding CPBP family intramembrane metalloprotease encodes the protein MSSITYQNMFLELSKKGNNSVGLYVAGILIVMFFYFLGQLPMGLVQYYKISTDSSIGTDALAQFEKTMDFGIFGLHKNTGLFLLILIFVFALFGLLIVLKMHKKKLKDLITPHKSINLNKILFGFGFWFLLSIGFEFFMYIIAPDNYIFRFHPGSFIVLLIICLTLLPIQTSFEELFFRGYLIQGIAFFSKNKWLPLLVTSILFGLIHGMNPEVEKFGFWTMQMYYITAGLFLGIITLLDDSLELALGVHAATNFYGATMVTYEGSVLQTDTLAATKVIDPLAMLGIFLVAAVIFVYVCSKKYNWPSLKSLLNPLEESESDELKMTTVTYNDETI
- a CDS encoding GNAT family N-acetyltransferase, which translates into the protein MNVFNQILPATIEDAIPITALFKSATDYMIRQNIRQWNYTYPLLSHVSQDIDDGNIFVLKSDGQIKATISLDAKQDNQYQNIRWKIKANKVLVIHRLAVHPDFMGMGLGKQMCQFAEKFGIKNGYEVIRLDAFSRNPQSLALYSNLGYGVAGGYCYFHKNPTPFYCFEKKLKF
- a CDS encoding phosphoenolpyruvate carboxylase, whose protein sequence is MSAQITKNVSVFHNEIALKFQLYNSLFLSLPFTKVEKTGILLSMFLAHCEEGFYQGHEVPEILSDFFDKQTTFTNDAEKADLLFRFIQYIERQIVLFDALEDSAYSKVNDMYGQGTLKQLEEQIKSHSFTEEDFRKLDGFAVRLVLTAHPTQFYPGSVLGIINDLSSALKSNDTETVNLLLQQLGKTAFLNKEKPTPFDEAMSLIWYLENVFYQCIGNLLRDYHDIIPFSDPGQKPFIRMGFWPGGDRDGNPFVRAETTWNVSTALHTSLFKCYYRDIRMLRRRLTFKGVDPIISQLESKIYKIAYYDSNAQSITQKELTDQLQEIIKILQTDHDGLFISEVENLIHKIAFFGLHFAFLDIRQENEVHIRLIDQLREKDKATDLDYINFSEDKKLQYLKTLQVNPDVETLEDPILKDTIDTIRIIKKIQESYGESACNRYIISQCTSVSNIMEVFTLFRICGWNPEEITVDIVPLFETVDDLIRASEIMTQLYELDDYKAHLQKRNNKQTIMLGFSDGTKDGGYLMANWMIYKAKKALSQLSEKYGIDVLFFDGRGGPPARGGGKTHKFYASLDKEISSREIQLTIQGQTISSNFGIIDSARFNIEQLIHAGISNNIFSDRKSGFSEGEEQLITRLAEISLESYKNLKNHPDFMDYMTGITPLKYFGMTNIGSRPAKRGHTDKLTLKDLRAIPFVASWNMIKQNVPGFYGLGTALEQLEKEGRFEELQQIYQKSLFFRTLMDNSEMTLFKSFFPLTAHVKNDPVLGPVRKMIESEYQRSVHMITKLGNHSQLMQEYPIEQMSIQLRERIVLPLVTIQQFALDRLRNLNESDNPDIIRTYEKMVIRCSFGIINAGRNSA